The Desmodus rotundus isolate HL8 chromosome 3, HLdesRot8A.1, whole genome shotgun sequence genome includes a region encoding these proteins:
- the SPIC gene encoding transcription factor Spi-C isoform X1, with translation MACVEQDKLGQAFEDAFEVLRQHSAEDLQYSPDYKNYLTLINHCSHAHARGNSSYYGVLPPEEPVYNWRTVINSASDLYFEGNTHQSLQNIPDNQLVQPPVLQQKGGKGRKKLRLFEYLHESLCNPEMASCIQWVDKTKGIFQFISKNKEKLAQLWGKRKGNRKTMTYQKMARALRNYGRTGEITKIRRKLTYQFNEAILQRLTPPHLLEKDIFYSQYIQPDQGYLSLSNWNANCNYTYANYPELSYPNCEI, from the exons ATG GCTTGTGTTGAACAAGATAAGCTGGGCCAAGCATTTGAAGATGCGTTTGAGGTACTGAGGCAACATTCAGCTGAAGATCTGCAGTACTCCCCAG ATTACAAAAACTACTTGACACTCATCAACCACTGTTCCCATGCCCACGCCAGAGGAAATTCCAGCTACTATGGCGTGCTGCCTCCAGAGGAACCTGTCTACAACTGGAGAACAGTTATA AACAGTGCCTCGGACCTCTATTTTGAAGGAAATACTCATCAATCTCTGCAGAATATCCCTGACAACCAGCTGGTACAACCTCCTGTTCTCCagcaaaaaggaggaaaag gcagGAAGAAGCTCCGACTGTTCGAATACCTTCACGAATCCCTGTGTAATCCCGAGATGGCATCTTGTATTCAGTGGGTAGATAAAACCAAAGGCATCTTTCAGTTCatatcaaaaaacaaagaaaaactcgCCCAactttgggggaaaagaaaaggcaaccgGAAGACCATGACTTACCAGAAAATGGCCAGAGCACTGAGGAATTATGGCAGAACTGGGGAAATCACCAAAATCCGAAGAAAACTAACTTACCAGTTCAATGAGGCCATTCTCCAAAGACTCACTCCACCTCATCTCTTGGAAAAAGATATCTTCTACTCACAGTATATTCAACCTGACCAAGGATATCTAAGTTTAAGTAACTGGAATGCAAATTGTAATTACACATATGCCAATTATCCTGAGCTAAGTTACCCTAATTGCGAAATATAG
- the SPIC gene encoding transcription factor Spi-C isoform X2, translating to MACVEQDKLGQAFEDAFEVLRQHSAEDLQYSPDYKNYLTLINHCSHAHARGNSSYYGVLPPEEPVYNWRTVINIPDNQLVQPPVLQQKGGKGRKKLRLFEYLHESLCNPEMASCIQWVDKTKGIFQFISKNKEKLAQLWGKRKGNRKTMTYQKMARALRNYGRTGEITKIRRKLTYQFNEAILQRLTPPHLLEKDIFYSQYIQPDQGYLSLSNWNANCNYTYANYPELSYPNCEI from the exons ATG GCTTGTGTTGAACAAGATAAGCTGGGCCAAGCATTTGAAGATGCGTTTGAGGTACTGAGGCAACATTCAGCTGAAGATCTGCAGTACTCCCCAG ATTACAAAAACTACTTGACACTCATCAACCACTGTTCCCATGCCCACGCCAGAGGAAATTCCAGCTACTATGGCGTGCTGCCTCCAGAGGAACCTGTCTACAACTGGAGAACAGTTATA AATATCCCTGACAACCAGCTGGTACAACCTCCTGTTCTCCagcaaaaaggaggaaaag gcagGAAGAAGCTCCGACTGTTCGAATACCTTCACGAATCCCTGTGTAATCCCGAGATGGCATCTTGTATTCAGTGGGTAGATAAAACCAAAGGCATCTTTCAGTTCatatcaaaaaacaaagaaaaactcgCCCAactttgggggaaaagaaaaggcaaccgGAAGACCATGACTTACCAGAAAATGGCCAGAGCACTGAGGAATTATGGCAGAACTGGGGAAATCACCAAAATCCGAAGAAAACTAACTTACCAGTTCAATGAGGCCATTCTCCAAAGACTCACTCCACCTCATCTCTTGGAAAAAGATATCTTCTACTCACAGTATATTCAACCTGACCAAGGATATCTAAGTTTAAGTAACTGGAATGCAAATTGTAATTACACATATGCCAATTATCCTGAGCTAAGTTACCCTAATTGCGAAATATAG